One Alosa alosa isolate M-15738 ecotype Scorff River chromosome 22, AALO_Geno_1.1, whole genome shotgun sequence DNA segment encodes these proteins:
- the adprm gene encoding manganese-dependent ADP-ribose/CDP-alcohol diphosphatase, with product MEDCKPPVFTFGIIADIQYADIDDGLNFKQTRKRYYRNSLRLLQKANEGWNEEKVKPSFILQLGDIIDGFNKKYDASQRALDTVVRVFDHSPAVHHVWGNHEFYNFTRGALLSSVLNSSTNQQSVSDADEFYAYHFSPTHNFRFVVLDAYDMSIIGREQSSEKYEQSLKLLKDHNTNEDLNHPPVFSGLEQRFVKFNGGFSEDQLKWLDGVLSKADEAEEKVTVASHLPVHPDSTDPICLSWNYNEVLSILQSHKSVVCFMAGHDHDGGYHRDCSGIHHLTLEGVIETPPESNAYGTVHVYEDRMVLKGNGRMLDRVLEYPGNL from the exons ATGGAAGACTGTAAACCGCCAGTGTTTACGTTTGGAATAATAGCTGACATTCAATATGCTGACATAGACGATGGGTTAAATTTTAAACAGACACGGAAACGGTACTACAGGAATAGTCTCAGGTTATTACAAAAAGCGAACGAGGGCTGGAATGAGGAAAAAGTTAAACCTAGTTTCATTCTGCAACTTGGGGATATAATCGATGGATTTAACAAAAAGTATGACGCCTCTCAACGTGCACTGGATACAGTTGTAAGAGTATTCGACCATAGCCCGGCAGTGCATCACGTTTGGGGAAATCATGAATTTTATAATTTCACCAGAGGCGCGCTTCTGTCCTCTGTCCTTAACAGCAGCACCAACCAGCAGAGCGTCTCTGATGCTGACGAGTTTTACGCATACCATTTTAGCCCCACCCACAACTTTCGATTTGTTGTACTTGATGCTTATGATATGAGCATCATAGGCCGCGAGCAGTCAAGTGAAAAGTACGAGCAGTCACTGAAACTTCTGAAAGACCATAACACCAATGAGGACCTCAACCATCCCCCAG TTTTCTCAGGACTGGAGCAGAGATTTGTCAAATTCAATGGGGGATTCAGCGAAGACCAGTTGAAGTGGCTGGACGGAGTGCTGAGTAAAGCAGACGAGGCGGAGGAAAAAGTTACAGTTGCCA GTCACCTGCCAGTACACCCAGACTCAACTGACCCCATATGCCTGTCCTGGAACTACAACGAGGTCCTCTCCATCCTGCAGTCCCACAAGAGTGTTGTGTGCTTCATGGCCGGACACGATCATGACGGAGGCTACCACAGGGACTGCTCTGGCATCCACCACCTGACACTAGAGGGGGTCATCGAAACCCCTCCGGAGAGCAACGCCTACGGCACTGTGCACGTGTATGAGGACCGCATGGTCCTCAAGGGGAACGGGAGGATGTTGGACCGTGTGCTCGAATATCCTGGAAATCTTTGA